The nucleotide sequence GTGTTTTTCAGTCTTTCAATAGCTTCTTTTGCCGTTATTCCGCTTATGGGAACAGGGGGGTAATACCATTTATTCACATAAGCAGCAAGCGCAAGCAAAGCTAAAAAGACACCAGCAGTGAGAACGGCTTTTTTCAATGGACCACATCCTTTTAACAAATCGTTCAACGCCTGCATCACATCTTCAATAAGGAAAGTGATTATTCCTTTTTCAGCACAAAAAAGGGCCGAACCTTCAGCCCTCTTCCCTTTTCATTATTCCGGCTTTACAGCTTCAAAAGTAATCGTCTGCCGGTCATGCTCCGGTGCTTTTCCATATGTATAATCCGCCGAAATGACAATGTCCGTAAAACCAAGGCGTTCGAGAATCAGCTTAAATTCCTTCACTCCGTACCATCTCATGGCAAACCTCTGCAGCTCGGTTTCTGAAAGCTTTCCGTCTTTCCACTTTTCATACTTCAGATAGGTGATAGAATACTGCTCAAGCACGCTGTACTCAACCTGCTTTGCCTCCATTGTGATGATGTGCTGATCGGGCGTTTCCCACGTACTTGTAAACACTTGATTCAGCTGTTTTTCCGGCTGCAGGTCAAGATCCAGAATAAGTCGGCCTCCCTCTGTTAAATGGTCATAAAAATTCTTCAGCGCATGGATAGATTCTCTTCTGTCCTCAATTAAAAGAAAAGTGCCCGCAGGCAAAATAATGGCCTCGAATTTGCCGGGAAGCTTAAATTCACTCATGCTTGCTTCTGTGAGCACTGGACGAAGTCCTCTTTCCTCACAGCGTTTTCTGCATGAGTCCAGCATATGTGCCGAGGTATCCAAGCCCTCGATAGCGAATCCGTCCTCAAGCAAAGGAATATACACCCTTCCAGAACCTGCACCCGGCTCAAGGATTCTTCCCTTCACTTCACGCAGACGTTCTCTGTAAAACTCCAGATCGCCAAAGGAATGGCCCACCGGCTTGTCTAAATCGTATACTTCCGTTGCTAGCTTGCTGTACTGGCTGAACATTCACATCCCCCTTGCCGCGCATTCTACTATTATTAATAGCCCTAAACGCATCGAACATA is from Bacillus sp. FSL H8-0547 and encodes:
- a CDS encoding methyltransferase domain-containing protein; the encoded protein is MFSQYSKLATEVYDLDKPVGHSFGDLEFYRERLREVKGRILEPGAGSGRVYIPLLEDGFAIEGLDTSAHMLDSCRKRCEERGLRPVLTEASMSEFKLPGKFEAIILPAGTFLLIEDRRESIHALKNFYDHLTEGGRLILDLDLQPEKQLNQVFTSTWETPDQHIITMEAKQVEYSVLEQYSITYLKYEKWKDGKLSETELQRFAMRWYGVKEFKLILERLGFTDIVISADYTYGKAPEHDRQTITFEAVKPE